Proteins from a genomic interval of Streptomyces sp. NBC_01445:
- a CDS encoding pyridoxal phosphate-dependent decarboxylase family protein, translating to MSNPPPLAGGPQGPQALRPLLNTVLDALHDGAVARGGPLPAGGPHTVTARLRELAGDPLPHHGTGPDTALRTLVQALAEGAADPADPLCAAHLHCPPLALATAADLAASALNPSMDSWDQAPAASALETLVTDALAHEVYGDTGHAGRPAHPGRPAHPGRPGHPQALVTTGGTEANQLAVLLAREAHASEGPLQLITGANAHHSLPRAAWLLGLPDPVTVPAPTGTLDPAALDEALTDLPGPKLVAATAGTTDAGLIDPLPEIADVCEAHGARLHVDAAYGAGLLFSPTRRTQLTGLDRAATVALDLHKLGWQPVAAGLLAVRDHADLRPLTHHADYLNADDDTEAGLPDLLGRSLRTTRRPDILKIAVTLKALGRTGLGALVDQVCYQAQEFAATLHAHPGFDLYDTPTLSTVLFRPHGAPDEHIAHIRRTLLTQGRAVLGRARIDGRLWLKATLLNPHTQPGDLAQLLKLVEGNTAR from the coding sequence ATGAGCAACCCGCCGCCCCTCGCCGGAGGGCCCCAAGGCCCCCAAGCCCTGCGGCCGTTGCTCAACACCGTCCTCGACGCCCTCCACGACGGAGCCGTCGCCCGAGGCGGGCCCCTCCCCGCCGGCGGCCCCCACACCGTCACCGCCCGCCTGCGCGAACTCGCCGGCGACCCCCTGCCCCACCACGGCACCGGCCCCGACACCGCGCTGCGCACCCTCGTACAGGCCCTCGCCGAAGGCGCCGCCGACCCCGCCGACCCCCTGTGCGCGGCCCACCTCCACTGCCCGCCCCTCGCCCTCGCCACGGCCGCCGACCTCGCCGCCTCGGCCCTCAACCCCTCCATGGACTCCTGGGACCAGGCCCCCGCGGCCTCCGCCCTCGAAACCCTCGTCACCGACGCACTCGCCCATGAGGTCTACGGCGACACGGGCCACGCCGGCCGGCCCGCGCACCCTGGCCGGCCCGCGCACCCTGGTCGGCCCGGCCACCCCCAGGCCCTGGTCACCACCGGCGGCACCGAGGCCAACCAGCTCGCCGTCCTCCTCGCCCGCGAAGCCCACGCCTCAGAGGGCCCCCTCCAGCTCATCACCGGCGCCAACGCGCACCACTCCCTGCCGCGCGCAGCCTGGCTCCTCGGGCTCCCCGACCCCGTCACCGTGCCCGCCCCCACCGGCACCCTCGACCCGGCCGCCCTCGACGAAGCCCTCACCGACCTGCCAGGACCCAAACTGGTCGCCGCCACCGCCGGCACCACCGACGCAGGACTCATCGACCCCCTCCCGGAGATCGCCGACGTCTGCGAAGCCCACGGCGCCCGCCTCCACGTCGACGCCGCATACGGCGCCGGACTCCTCTTCAGCCCCACCCGCCGCACCCAGCTCACCGGCCTCGACCGCGCCGCCACCGTCGCCCTAGACCTGCACAAACTCGGCTGGCAGCCCGTCGCCGCCGGCCTCCTCGCCGTACGCGACCACGCCGACCTCAGGCCCCTCACCCACCACGCCGACTACCTCAACGCGGACGACGACACCGAAGCCGGCCTGCCCGACCTCCTCGGCCGCTCCCTGCGCACCACCCGGCGCCCCGACATCCTCAAGATCGCCGTCACCCTCAAAGCCCTCGGCCGCACCGGACTCGGCGCTCTCGTCGACCAAGTCTGCTACCAGGCACAGGAGTTCGCCGCCACCCTCCACGCCCACCCCGGCTTCGACCTCTACGACACCCCCACCCTCAGCACCGTCCTCTTCCGCCCCCACGGCGCACCCGACGAACACATCGCCCACATCCGCCGCACCCTCCTCACCCAAGGCCGCGCCGTACTCGGCCGCGCCCGCATCGACGGCCGGCTGTGGCTCAAAGCCACCCTGCTCAACCCGCACACCCAGCCGGGCGACCTGGCCCAGCTGCTGAAACTGGTGGAAGGAAACACCGCCCGATGA
- the pepN gene encoding aminopeptidase N, producing MSVLTRDEAQTRAQLIDVQRYEIDLDLARGADTFDSTTVIGFTTRTAGDTFVEVRPAALRSVTLDGQPLDPAALDDNRLPLTGLAPGPHELRVEAAMAYSHTGEGMHRFTDPADGETYVYTQLFMEDVQRVFAAFDQPDLKAVFDLTVTAPDGWTVLANSVTEHLGEGKWQAATTPLLSTYLVAVAVGPWHSVRTEHRGLPFGLHCRRSLAPYLDADADEILDITRACYDRYHEKFEEPYPFDSYDQAFVPEFNAGAMENPGLVTFRDEFVHRSAVTDTERQTRAMVIAHEMAHMWFGDLVTLQWWDDIWLNESFAEYMGYQTLTEATRFKDTWVDFGVSRKAWGYDADQRPSTHPVAPDADAVPDTASALLNFDGISYAKGASALRQLVAWLGEKDFLAGINTHFQRHKFANATLADFIASLAHHTDRDVHAWADTWLRTTGVDTLTATVTEHPGQADLTLTRDGSRPHRITVGVYDRDLIDGATLVRRELTDIDIPVDGEHRLPGPRPALVVPNDQDLTYAKIRLDPHSEETALRGLSRVPDPLTRAVLWNCLRDMVRDGELEPLTYLEAARAHLPGERELANVQGVLAFARTQVADRYTTPAERPDALALLTDLCADLIRRTEDGSNPGLRLTAVRTLIDSAAHADTIRDWYDSGSVPGGPELDPELRWRILGRLCVLGAVDDAVIEAELTQDPSATGQEGAARCRAALPDPGAKRAAWDAMFTTDELSNYLFTATAQGFWQPEQSDLLHPYVARYFPDAVAVAHRRGPAVADAAGRWAFPAHAVDTHTLTLGESCLEDDDPIPALRRKLVDQLDDLARALKIRTATAAY from the coding sequence ATGTCCGTACTGACGCGCGACGAAGCGCAGACCCGAGCCCAGCTCATCGACGTCCAGCGGTACGAGATCGACCTCGATCTCGCCCGGGGAGCCGACACCTTCGACTCCACCACCGTGATCGGCTTCACCACCCGCACGGCCGGAGACACCTTCGTCGAGGTCAGGCCCGCAGCCCTGCGATCCGTCACTCTCGACGGACAGCCCCTGGACCCCGCCGCACTCGACGACAACCGGCTCCCCCTCACCGGACTCGCCCCCGGCCCGCACGAACTGCGCGTCGAAGCCGCCATGGCCTACTCGCACACCGGCGAAGGCATGCACCGCTTCACCGACCCCGCCGACGGCGAGACGTACGTCTACACGCAGCTGTTCATGGAAGACGTCCAGCGCGTCTTCGCCGCCTTCGACCAGCCCGACCTGAAGGCCGTGTTCGACCTCACCGTCACCGCCCCCGACGGCTGGACCGTCCTCGCCAACAGCGTCACCGAGCACCTGGGCGAGGGGAAGTGGCAGGCCGCCACCACCCCGTTGCTCTCCACCTACCTCGTCGCCGTCGCCGTCGGCCCCTGGCACTCCGTACGCACCGAGCACCGCGGCCTGCCCTTCGGCCTGCACTGCCGCCGTTCCCTCGCCCCCTACCTCGACGCCGACGCCGACGAAATCCTCGACATCACCCGCGCCTGCTACGACCGCTACCACGAGAAGTTCGAGGAGCCCTACCCCTTCGACTCCTACGACCAGGCGTTCGTCCCCGAGTTCAACGCCGGCGCCATGGAGAACCCCGGACTCGTCACCTTCCGCGACGAGTTCGTCCACCGCTCCGCCGTCACCGACACCGAACGCCAGACCCGCGCCATGGTCATCGCCCACGAAATGGCCCACATGTGGTTCGGCGACCTCGTCACCCTCCAATGGTGGGACGACATCTGGCTCAACGAGTCCTTCGCCGAATACATGGGCTACCAGACCCTCACCGAAGCCACCCGCTTCAAGGACACCTGGGTCGACTTCGGAGTGTCCCGCAAGGCCTGGGGATACGACGCCGACCAGCGCCCCTCCACCCACCCCGTCGCCCCCGACGCCGACGCGGTCCCCGACACCGCGTCCGCCCTGCTCAACTTCGACGGCATCTCCTACGCCAAGGGGGCTTCCGCACTTCGGCAGTTGGTCGCCTGGCTGGGCGAGAAGGACTTCCTCGCCGGCATCAACACCCACTTCCAGCGCCACAAGTTCGCCAACGCCACCCTCGCCGACTTCATCGCCTCCCTCGCCCACCACACGGACCGCGATGTCCACGCCTGGGCCGACACCTGGCTGCGCACCACCGGCGTCGACACCCTCACCGCCACCGTCACCGAACACCCGGGGCAGGCAGACCTCACCCTCACCCGCGACGGCAGCCGCCCCCACCGCATCACCGTCGGCGTCTACGACCGCGACCTCATCGACGGCGCCACCCTCGTCCGCCGCGAACTGACCGACATCGACATCCCCGTCGACGGCGAACACCGCCTCCCCGGCCCCCGACCCGCCCTCGTCGTCCCCAACGACCAGGACCTCACCTACGCCAAGATCCGCCTCGACCCCCACTCCGAGGAAACCGCCCTGCGCGGCCTGTCCCGCGTGCCCGACCCCCTCACCCGCGCCGTCCTGTGGAACTGCCTGCGCGACATGGTCCGCGACGGCGAACTCGAACCCCTCACCTACCTCGAAGCCGCCCGCGCCCACCTCCCCGGCGAACGCGAACTCGCCAACGTCCAGGGCGTCCTGGCCTTCGCCCGCACCCAGGTGGCCGACCGCTACACCACCCCCGCCGAACGCCCCGACGCACTCGCCCTCCTCACCGACCTGTGCGCCGACCTCATCCGCCGCACCGAGGACGGCAGCAACCCCGGCCTGCGCCTCACCGCCGTGCGCACCCTCATCGACAGCGCCGCACACGCCGACACCATCCGCGACTGGTACGACAGCGGCAGCGTCCCCGGCGGCCCCGAACTCGACCCCGAACTGCGCTGGCGCATCCTCGGCCGCCTCTGCGTACTCGGCGCCGTCGACGACGCCGTCATCGAGGCCGAACTCACCCAGGACCCCAGCGCCACCGGCCAGGAAGGCGCCGCCCGCTGCCGCGCGGCCCTGCCCGACCCCGGCGCCAAACGCGCCGCCTGGGACGCCATGTTCACCACCGACGAACTCTCCAACTACCTCTTCACCGCCACCGCCCAGGGCTTCTGGCAGCCCGAACAGAGCGACCTCCTGCACCCCTATGTCGCCCGCTACTTCCCTGACGCCGTAGCCGTCGCCCACCGCCGTGGCCCCGCCGTCGCCGACGCCGCGGGACGCTGGGCCTTCCCCGCCCACGCCGTCGACACCCACACCCTCACCCTCGGCGAATCCTGCCTGGAGGACGACGACCCCATCCCCGCCCTGCGCCGCAAACTCGTCGACCAACTCGACGACCTCGCCCGCGCCTTGAAGATCAGGACGGCCACCGCCGCCTACTAG